The proteins below are encoded in one region of Sphaerodactylus townsendi isolate TG3544 linkage group LG06, MPM_Stown_v2.3, whole genome shotgun sequence:
- the LOC125435746 gene encoding ras-related protein ORAB-1-like, which produces MSTISPEYDYLFKLLLIGDSGVGKSCLLLRFADDTYTDSYISTIGVDFKIRTIELEGKTIKLQIWDTAGQERFRTITSSYYRGAHGIIIVYDVTDQDSFNNMHLWLEEINRYASENVNKLIVGNKSDLSSKKAVDYTTAKEYADSLGVPFLETSAKNATNVEQAFLTMAAEIKNRVSSGPTQNDCHKPRLHIQSGPLRQGGAGKGEEGGGGCC; this is translated from the exons ATGTCAACCATCAGTCCTGAATA TGATTACTTGTTTAAACTCCTCTTGATCGGTGATTCTGGGGTCGGGAAGTCATGTCTCCTCCTCCGCTTTGCG GATGACACCTACACTGACAGTTACATCAGCACCATTGGAGTGGACTTCAAAATCCGGACCATCGAACTGGAAGGGAAGACGATCAAGCTCCAAATT TGGGATACCGCAGGACAGGAGCGCTTCCGCACCATCACCTCCAGCTACTACCGAGGAGCGCACGGCATCATCATTGTGTACGACGTGACAGACCAG GACTCCTTCAACAACATGCACCTTTGGCTGGAGGAAATCAATCGTTATGCCAGCGAGAATGTCAACAAGCTGATTGTGGGGAACAAGAGTGACCTCTCCAGCAAGAAGGCAGTAGACTACACAACAGCCAAG GAATACGCAGACTCCCTTGGGGTGCCCTTCCTGGAGACGAGCGCCAAGAACGCCACCAACGTTGAGCAGGCCTTCCTCACCATGGCGGCGGAGATCAAGAACCGCGTGAGCAGCGGACCCACCCAGAACGACTGCCACAAGCCCCGCCTCCACATCCAGAGTGGCCCCCTGAGGCAAGGAGGGGCTGGCAAGGGAGaagagggtgggggaggctgttGCTAG